Proteins found in one Candidatus Eisenbacteria bacterium genomic segment:
- a CDS encoding peptidylprolyl isomerase, producing MKGFARLFVPAALLAACVLRAEERVDRIVAIVGDTPILESEVLAEAELIAEDGASAALPPEEILKLALNRLLDDQVLFAKAKAEGISPAAEEVDESLEGALERMRSQFPGEREFLAALEAENVTLEELRKRYRREVEKSLTVRLLLERQIRPKSEVTDAEARRFFEEHEDALPVMPERLSLAQIYLKPAASAAAESTTVRELEAIRTRALAGEDFAELARAHSDDPSAAAGGDLGYFGRGDMESSFEQAALSLASPGDISGVVKTPFGFHLIQLVDRGEDRIRVRHILKTIRSGEEGVENARRRGEGLLDSLRAGADFARLAKAHSDDRPSAARGGEIGVFALGDMSDEVRAVLAELQAGEVSPLVEATDGFHLFLVRARFPEGKPSFEEAREEVRAAVRQSKQQQAYRDYVAALREEIHSEVFEEEDRSSVDVSQ from the coding sequence GTGAAGGGATTCGCGCGCCTGTTCGTTCCGGCCGCCTTGTTGGCGGCCTGCGTTCTCCGCGCAGAGGAGCGCGTGGATCGGATCGTCGCGATCGTGGGCGACACGCCGATCCTGGAGAGCGAGGTTCTCGCGGAGGCGGAGCTTATTGCGGAGGACGGCGCCTCCGCCGCGCTCCCGCCCGAGGAGATCCTGAAGCTCGCCCTGAACCGGCTTCTCGACGACCAGGTTCTCTTCGCGAAGGCCAAGGCGGAGGGGATCTCCCCGGCCGCGGAGGAGGTCGACGAGTCGCTCGAGGGTGCCCTCGAGAGGATGCGGTCGCAGTTCCCCGGGGAGCGCGAGTTCCTGGCGGCGCTTGAAGCGGAGAACGTGACGCTCGAGGAGCTCCGAAAGCGCTATCGCCGCGAGGTGGAAAAGTCCCTCACGGTGCGGCTTCTCTTGGAGCGTCAAATCCGGCCGAAGAGCGAGGTGACCGACGCGGAAGCCCGCCGCTTCTTCGAGGAGCACGAGGACGCTCTTCCGGTCATGCCCGAGCGGCTCTCGCTCGCCCAGATCTATCTCAAGCCCGCGGCGAGCGCGGCCGCGGAATCGACGACGGTTCGCGAGCTCGAGGCGATCCGCACGCGCGCTCTTGCCGGCGAGGACTTCGCCGAGCTCGCGCGCGCGCATTCGGACGATCCTTCCGCCGCGGCGGGCGGAGACCTCGGGTACTTCGGCCGCGGGGACATGGAAAGCTCTTTCGAGCAAGCGGCGCTTTCCCTCGCCTCCCCGGGCGACATCAGCGGGGTCGTGAAAACGCCGTTCGGCTTTCACCTCATTCAACTCGTGGATCGGGGCGAGGATCGGATCCGGGTCCGCCACATCTTGAAGACGATCCGCTCCGGCGAGGAGGGGGTGGAGAACGCGAGGCGGCGCGGCGAGGGGCTTCTGGACAGCCTGCGCGCGGGGGCCGATTTCGCGCGCCTCGCGAAGGCGCATTCGGACGACCGGCCGAGCGCGGCGCGCGGGGGAGAGATCGGCGTCTTCGCGCTGGGCGACATGTCCGACGAGGTGCGCGCGGTTCTCGCGGAGCTCCAGGCGGGCGAGGTGAGCCCGCTCGTCGAGGCGACGGATGGTTTCCACCTCTTCCTCGTGCGGGCGCGCTTCCCCGAGGGCAAGCCCTCGTTCGAGGAAGCCCGCGAGGAGGTGCGCGCGGCGGTCCGGCAGTCGAAGCAGCAACAGGCCTACCGAGACTACGTGGCGGCTCTCCGCGAGGAGATCCACTCGGAGGTGTTCGAGGAGGAAGACCGTTCATCGGTCGATGTCTCTCAGTAG